The following DNA comes from Eretmochelys imbricata isolate rEreImb1 chromosome 2, rEreImb1.hap1, whole genome shotgun sequence.
TAAGCATATGCTCCCctctcattaatgaaaatattgaatagttgcaAACTGACGACTCActtctgtgggaccccactagatgtgtcctcccagtttgatagtGAACCATTTATGACTACTCTTTCAACcacttgtgcacccaccttatagtaatttcatctagaccatatttgtGGGGGTCTGGCCCAGTGTGGGCAGCCGGGGGCTGGGGTGTGAGTGGCTGGCCAGGTATTAACAGTTAAGGtcggttaacattttacatccctaaatGCAGTGcataagtccctttgtgaatccagcccttttCCATTTTGTTTGACGTGGAGTAACTAAGGCGTGGGTGTTCTAAGCTAAAAACACAGTGAGGACAAGCAACTTCAATTTTAGCAGTGAGGCAAAGGCCTGAGAATCTTTCCCTGAAATAAGATTGGGGGTAATGGGCTCATATGTTTGTGCCAAAGTAGAGTAGTACAAATTTGTGTGTAAcggtgactgtgtgtgtgtttgtttctgtaTATGGAACAACAGTAGATCTGCTGCCTAATAGCTTTTGTTGACAATTTATTGGTTagtatttaaaatactattttactATGCCTTCAACTAATTTGTGTACATTAAATGTTTGTTTGCTATAAAAACTGTATTACCTAACTACGATGGAAGGAGACTAATAAAGAAATAACACCATCTTCATTTGGGGTTTTGCCTTTGGTTTAACTCTGTAGAACGCTTCTCCAAACTAGAAAAATATCTTGTTTTATTTGTGCCCaaattttaaaatggagattTCACAATGGTAGCAAATAGTGATGGAACTATCAAAACAGTGAATCGTAATTTGCTTCCCTTGCACCAGAGGATGGGGAAAGGTAGAGAGAGCAGATTGTGGAAAGCATATCTGCATGTGTCGCAATTTGCTGCCTCCGGACCCAAAGATGCAGAAAGGCAGAGGCAGCAAATTGTGATGGTAGTACTTTGTAACATTGTACCAGCGCTGACCTGCAtgttctctcctccccacagggACAGGGAGCTGCTGAAGGAGAAGCGGCGGCGGCAAGAGGAGCTCTTCAAAGAGCAGAAGGTAAAGAGGGCCTGCTTCGGCCAGGCCAGGTTGCCTTGCCTTGTCCTTTGTGATCGCAGGCCCTGCTCACTGAGGGTGCCAGGCTGCTGCAAGAGAGATGTAGCCTACAGGCCAAGAGGCATCCTTGTTTGCCATGAGCCTGGATGATGAGCCCCCTGCCCAAGGACAGTGTCTCTCATGACAGTGTGGGAGTGGAGGAGCCTTTACTGCAAAGTCCACTCAGTGCGGCCAGGGTATTAACAATTCTGGTTAATATCACCACTCTGCAGGAACGAATCCCGCCCCATCCACTGTAGTGTGAATGGGATTTGGCTGTTGGCAGCCACATGCCACTTCGTGAAAAGCAAGGCCCTGGCTGCAAGCAGGGAAGGAAGCCCTGAGAGCCCACCACAGGCAGGTTTGGGAGACTACAGTAAGGCAAGGAAGCACTGGGACTTGCCTTTccttgctgcagccctgcaaaccggCCTACGCACAGGGGAGTGCACAGGCGATAAGGGCCTGCAGGCTGGGAGGCTGTGGCGAGGGCAGTAGCAGGGATGGGGGCTGTAGCCCAGATGCCAAAGCTGCACAGTACCTCTCCCTGCGTTCTCCAGGTTCTGCCCTCCTGGGGGCCTGAATCCAAGGAAAACAAGCACGCTGAGCACTGACCCCTGGAGGGTGCAGGGGGAAACGGTATTGTGTAGCTCTGTGGGCCTCCAGTGCCCCCACTCCATTTGGGTAGCAGcacccctccccactgctgcctTGCCTGCAGGCAGGTTTGCAGAGGGCAGTCAGGGAAAGCACATTCTAGCACTGCTTCCCTTATCGGCAACTGCCAGATAATGGCAACTTTTTGCTGGCAGCTGAGGGGTTGCTAATAAGTGGACTCTACTGTACCAAGATATATAAAATCTATGGCTGTCTGAACTTGACAGCTGGGTGGGCTGGGTAGCTACCATCTATCACCACTTATTTATTTCTTCAGTCAAGAAGGAGCTAAGCCCCCGGAGCTCTAGGAACTGATTAGAACCCATGGGTCTATTCAAACCTACTTACCAGTAGCCGAGCCCAGAGACCCACATGAACGTATTTTGAACATCTGCATAATCTACTTATTCTTTTGTACTCTTTGTAGTAGAGTAGACAGGACTAAATTTGCTGGTGGAGCTTGTAAGAAtagcccacctccctcccccgcgcccccccccagtTTACAAGTGATTTTTCACCAAGAGTTGAAGTTAACCAAATTTTTGAATATTTGTTGACATTGGTATTTTGACAAGTTCAAAAATATGTAGAACAGCTTTGCTGTCATCAAATACTGTCTTGAAAAGGAACATCACATAAATGAAGAGTTGTAGCCATTAAAGCATTTCCTTAattttctttagaaaagaaaattactTCCTGAAAATGTTCTAGAGGAGTTAACTTCAGGACCACAGATTAAGTAAGTATAAGTAGTGCCCTAATGCACAAAACAGTGCCCTAATTTTATTAGGACTTAGCTGTATTTTCTGGCTTGCAAAAAAAGATCAGCAGTAATAAAGAATCAGTGGTTGGAACTTTGATGATGGGTGGGCAAGAACAGAATGCATTTCTCTCTCCTATAACTATATTGTCTCTGCGGATCTAAGAGTTAGAGGTTTCTTCAGACTCGCTTTTCTAATTATACTCACATTATATCTTTCCAGATATGGTTACAATCAGAAAATTAGCTATGTAAAAACGTCACGTTGCTTAGATtgtttctccctctgtgtgtCTTTAATAATGAATTGTGTTGTTGCAAGAGGATGGTTTATGGCATTAACAGGATTGTACATGTGCTATTGAAGCTTACTATTTAAGGTATTTTTGAACATTCAACAGCGTACTGAAACTTAAAGACAAAGTTCTAGTAGGGTTACCTAGGTTGTTCCAATCCCCATCTAATCTTTAAGGCTCAAGATCAtatacaaaaataattatttgaaagTCTTTATTCTATTTAGGACTTTGTAAATATTGTAAGGAGTTAAAATACATAACTGTGAATAACCACAGATTGATGGGCTCTTTCCTAAATGTGAAGAGTAACGTTTCTAAACAAACTTTCTCATTCCCTCCTAAGCAACAATAACCTGTCTGACACAACCAAACAAGGTAAGATATAAACTTATGTTAATTTCTTTTTATGATGTCCCAGATATGAGGTCCATTCTGTGTTAGAAATAGCTGCAGTAAGATTGTTCTGTGGCGCTGCAATCCCTTGTGATAGTGAAACCTGAATTTAACAATTAGTGATTGCTGCAGCTTAGCAATTCTAACTTCCTCTCTGACTCTCCTTTCTTCTGGAGTTATCAGTGTTGGCCCTAGTTCCATGTCCTCTGTTTTGAGAGGCCTGCTGTGCAAGTGCTTGATTTAAAATACTCAGTGTTTGAAGAAACTTTTAGCATAGACAGAACAGCTTGGAGAGCTGGACAGCCTAAATAAAGAAGAGGGATCGGTGGAAGACAACCAGGTTTTTCTGGGTGACCCAACACTGGAAGGCATTCATTTGTATTTGCATCTTTGTAATTCTCAGAAATGACCACAACCATAAAACAGCCTTTACTAATGCACTTGTTATCTTCCTTGATTCTTGGAGCAGGGCCATGTATGTTCCGTATTCTCATGGCACTGTAGAAACAGAGGAGAAACCTCTCCCCTCATCAAAACCAAAATCCAGGGCACTCACAAAGACATAAATGTGTAGTGCTGTAGTCCCtttcatctgcagatctcaaTTGTTTTACAAATATAATTTCACAACCTCCTGTAAGCTATGTAAACATTACCCCCAATTTTATATCTTCATAATGCTTTAGAAACAATAATGGAGTTGAACTCTAGGTTTCTTGAGAAATCAGTCTTCATGAGTGGTGCTTAATTCTCTAAGATACAGGGAGTGAAGCCAACCTTGGACTGTATTTTAGGACTCCTTGGGCTATGCACAGCCATTGTGCAACATTACAGGCTGTTTCATCTCTACAGCTTTATTGCTCACTTTCACTGTTGGAAAACTTGAAGTGCTAAATACTGATCCGCTAATGTTTTGATTCTTGCCTCTCATCCTTTCCTGTGACCCAGCCACAGCAATGATTCCTCTTCGCACCCCCCTACCCCCGTATTGTTCAGGAAGGTAGTAATTAAGCTCTGAAATCACATGTAAAGGTGTGTCCTCCAAAGCCTGTTTTGTCCTCAACAAGGCCGTTCAGGCAGAGTACTGAAAGCAGCACCTCTTACCATATGAGCTGCTGCTACTGGAAATGTTTGGTTCAATCAAAGACCTGTGAATTGTTTTTTCCAAAGGCCTACCTATGATCAGTTTCACTTACTATCTGGGGATTGACATTAGTGTGTAGAAATTGTTTGACTGTCTTGCATCTATTTTAGGTGAAAATCGAAATGAGTCTGAAAATAAGAATGAAGAACGTAACACAGGACAGGACAACAGAGGAAACAAACGGGTTGTTAGGTATGATAAGTAGCTCCAGTTCAGTTAAAGTGTTACTGTGGTCAAAATCGTAAAGGGCTTGAACTCACTCTATTTTGAGATCAAACTTCTACCCCTCAGTCATGTCAGTTTGACTCAGGCCATGCTGTGTGAGTGAAAGATGTGGGATACCTCTTTCCTGCAGTACAATGCTTTTTCAATGATAAGGAGAGGAATGCTTTTTCTTGTCTTACTAATGTGGGGGCTTTGGGATCCCAACACTTTCATGCACCCCATATCATTCCTCCCTGTGACATCCTTTTGATATAAGTCAAGTGGTCTCCTGAGAAGAATGCATTTTAGCACCTCCCACACCTGTGCTATTTTTGAAGTAATATGTGGCCAAGTAGGTTTTACAATGAAACTACAATATGAATGTGTTGCAGTTGGTCTGTGCTTAAAGGCAGCATGCTCTGCCAACAGACAGGAGCAGCAGAGGCTATGGAATAGCCAGAAAGGCCCTCTGGCTGATGCTGTGGAGGGAAATGTGTGCCTTTTGGTAATAGACAGCAAAGATAAACTTGCTAAAAATTGCTGAGTGTCTCTCAACAATCCTGTGagttttcttctcccttttgCTAGGAGCTTCAGGACACCGATAATTCCTCCTCTGCCTACAGGGAAAACTATGCCCAGAAAGTCTGCATTTGTGCATGGATTCCCCTAGTCATTCTGAGTGCTGCAGGGAGATCTCATCTGCAAATATAGAAAAGAAGGGTTAAGGTTCCTGCCCTATGCATATGACTTGGCTATCATGCTGTGCAACAGTAGTGAGGGACTAAAATGATGCCTCATGGGCAGTGAAGTCCCCTTGCTGGAAGTGGTGGGATGAAGCCTTTGGATCCCacagaaaaaatatcaaaattattCAAACATGGTCTAAGCATCCAACTGGTGACATGAGTCTGGAGAATAGTTGGCACTGGCTTTTGGCAGGAATGCTTTTATGCTCCCACAACTTTAAATGCAGAGACATCATTTTTGGTGCTGTCGAACTCTGGGGAAAGATGTGTATATGAGACTTGCTGGTATGAGTTCTCCATAATATAGAAATACTTTTGtatttcaccaaaacatttttgttctaaTGAAGTTGAAAAATATTACATGAGTGGAACATGGCTTAGGAATTAGAAGCCAGTAAAAGCATATTTTGTAGCAAGATGTTGGCCAGAACATATACTGTTTGGGGGTTTTAAACaagtgactttattttttaacttaACTAGATTCAAAGGAAACTATATGGCCGTGTGCTTAAAAGATCAAGATCTAACCAGCCAGTACCAAAAAATGGCCAAAGACTTTGTACAGAGTCATCTATATGGACCAGGCACCAACCGAACAACTGGTAAAGTAACTCTTCCAGGTGTAATTCTGTATCTTTTTGATCATCTGCCTCTGTGACTAACTTTTCCTTTCATTTATTTCAGCAAACCAGTTCTTTTCTTTTGTGAACAAGAAGAGTCCACTTAAAAAAGCTGCAGTTCAGTTTGTGAACAAATATTGGGGTAAGTGTAGTGAACCCAAAATGCtttgtttgtatttaaaatgtgcaaaaataCTTGAGTATGATAAAATTGTCAGCTAAAGCAAGGACAAAAATTAGCCACAAAGGGGTTTGGTTAACAGTACACAATCTGGAACAGTGTAGTTTAATATTTATAAATCTGAAGCAAGGCACAATATTACAGTAGTTATTAAGAGCCTTTTGTTGAAGGGAAGGCTAAACTCCATGCAACATGATGATGATTAGGTTTAAGACAACAGTAGGTGGAGCAATTTAAATGCACCTGATATTGTTTTACTATaggcaaaagtcaacattttgaaaactaGAGCCCTGAACCTGCAAACAGGCTTATAACTGTAGTTCTAAGAATGGTGCTTAAACATATACACGAGTGTTTGGTAGAATCTGCCACTTAAACAAAATGGCTTCAGTATTAACGTAAAGCTAGCGCTTGCGTTCATACACACAGCCtaaaaataatgaatataaaATCTATTCCTTTCAAACTGCTGGTCAAAGCATGTTTTCTTGATTTGTGAATGTTCAGTATATCACAGGATGGAGTTTGCTTATCAACATGGTATTGAGTTCTCAGGGTTGGGATGTTGAGGCCCTCAACTTGTCTTTTTTGGTGTAGGTGGGCATTAAGTGTGAAAGTCTTAATATTATTTTTCAGCCCTTTAAAGGGGGAATAAACTAGTAGAATTTAGTATTGTGGGGGAAGAAGATGATTAGCTAATGTGTATAAAACGGTACACACTAATGTCAAAGAAAGCAACAGACGTTGaaggtgttgtgtgtgtgaaatacaGTACTCATCTGTGGGCTTCAAAATGGAAGAAAGTCAACTCTTTTTTTAGAATACTATTCAGAAGTTACAAAAGGCAAAAGTATCTCTGCTCCTATTGTTCTTTGCACCAGGATTTTATGACATTCTTGAAATGGCACAGTGGAGTCAAGTGAAACGCTGAGGCAGATGGTTTTCTATACTACCAAATTGCTCCT
Coding sequences within:
- the NOL7 gene encoding U3 small nucleolar RNA-associated protein NOL7 isoform X2 — translated: MLEKEAAAPEPPAGAAATSEEDEEAPEEVTFERARAAAETERRRAGDTARRDRELLKEKRRRQEELFKEQKKRKLLPENVLEELTSGPQINNNNLSDTTKQGENRNESENKNEERNTGQDNRGNKRVVRFKGNYMAVCLKDQDLTSQYQKMAKDFVQSHLYGPGTNRTTANQFFSFVNKKSPLKKAAVQFVNKYWGSEEKQKAKQFKKHWMSIKKKKPKN